The following nucleotide sequence is from Methanolinea sp..
CTCTTCTTTCTTCTCCTCGGCTGCCGGTGCTTCTGCGGCAGCGGCAGCGGGCGCGGCTGCAACAGCTGCGGCAGCGGGTGCGGCTGCGACGGCGACGGGGGCCGCTGCTGCCTTGCTGATTGCCTCTTCGATGTTTACGCCTTCGAGGGCGGCAACAAGTGCCTTTACACGGGCGTCGTCAACAGCGATACCGGCAGCGGTAAGGACCGCCTTTACACTCTCTTCCTTGATTGCCTTTCCTCCCTTGTGGAGGAGGAGGGCTGCATAGATGTACTCCATTCCTTTCACCTACTCTTCAAATTCGAATTCAGGATCCCCTGACCATGTTCTGGAGGGCTGCACTTTCTCTCTGTGCTTTTCCGATGATTCCATCGATCACGTCTTTCTCATAGATGCTTGCCTCAATGGCAAGTCCCCGTGCCTCTCTCACCGCCCTGGCGATGATCGGCGCTGCGGTCTCCTGGGTCGGGATGACTGCATTGACAGAGAGGTTGAATGCCTGCTGTGAGGCGATGGTGATCTGGCTGAAGATGAGATCTTCATCGATGGCAAGGACGGACGGCTCATAGAGGCTGCCTTCATAGAATGCTGCCTGGAGGATGAGCCCGACATCCATCGGTTTAATACCAAGCTTTGCCAGCACATCGGCCTGCTTGGGACCGATGGTGTCCCCTTTCCTGACCACGGTCCTGGTCTCGCGTATCTTCACCTTCCCCGCTTCGATGGCGGCGGGAATTCCCGCCTGCTGCAGTTCGCCGACAATCGGACCCGGTTTGAAACTGGTCGGTCCTTTTTCGACCACGATGTCGTCGGGGGCTTTCTCACCGGGCCTTGCCACCATCTTGGTCTTTGTCTTTTCGAGCTTCTTGAACAGCTTGAACGGGTTTTCGTTGGTGAAAATGAGCGCAGAATGACCAGAAAGCCGGCCGGCAAGCACGGCGATCTCCCCGCCGATCTCGGAGAACGCATGCTCGATCAGCGTGTTCCTCGTCATCTTGAGCTTCACCGATCCTCGCAGGTTCCTCCTTATCTGCTGGAGCTGGGTGGCGGGAATGCCGTACATGTCAACGAGTCCTATGAGCGCGTACCTGCCGGCATCTGCCTTGATCTCCTCGACCTCCCGCCTCTTCCAGGCAGGGAGGTGATGGGTGTACAGCGCCATTATACCAGCCTCTCCGCCGGCCCCATGGTAGTCTTGACGTAGACCGACCTGATGTTCATGGGCCCCTGCTCCAGGGTGCTCTCGATCTTCTTGAGGACTGCATCGATGTTATCGGCGATCTGCTCCGGCGGCATCTTGGTGGACCCGACTTTCACATGGAACGTCTTCTTATCCTTGGTCCGGACCTTCACCGAGTTCCTCAGGCGCTCGACGATCGGTCTTATATCGGTCCCGCCCGGGATCGGGGTCGGCATCCTGCCCCGGGGTCCCAGTCGCGGGCCGAGGAACCGGCCGACCTGGGGCATCACGCTGGTCTCGGCAAGGAAGAAGCGATACGAGCTTGCAACCTGCCGGGCTTCGCGTGGCTCTCCACCGAGCCGTTCAATCTCTTCAGGACTGATAATCAGGTCGACACCCGCCTCCCGTGCCTGGGTGGTGATGTCGCCCTTGCCAAGAACCGCTATACCCACTTTCCTGCCGGTGCCGTGGGGAAGAAGAATCGTCTCATCGATACGGTTCTTCGGTTGCGCCATGTCGATGTTCTTGAGATTGATGGTGAGATCAACGCTCTCTGAGAACTTCCGTTCCGGCGCTTTTTTAATGGCCGCTTCCACGGCCTCCAGAATCCTGGCCCTTTCTACCATGCCTTTCCTCCATAGTTATCGACCTCTTCTGATCTCCTATGGTTTCTTTCACAAGCCTATACAAAGACCGAGTCGTATGTTCCGGCATCGATTGCCGCAAGGACTTCCTTGGGGCGTTTGCCATCAACATTGACGCCAACGCTCACGCAGGTCCCGACAACTTCCTTGACCGCATTCTTCAGGTCGTAGGAGAGCATGTCATTGGCCTTCATGCGGGCGATCTTGACTGCAGCCTCCATCGGCAGGTCCCCAACAACCTGTAAGTTGGGCTCGGGGGATCCCTTCTCGATATTAACCTCTTTCTTGATGAGAGCCGTTGTGGGCGGTATCCCCACCGTGACCGTGAAGTTCTTTTTGTCGTCAACATTGATCTTCACCGGTACCTGCATACCGTTGAAGTTCCCTGTCTTTTTGTTGATTTCGTCGACGACCGCCTTCACGTTAATACCAAGTGGTCCGAGTGCCGGGCCGATGGGCGGACCGGCTGTTGCCTTGCCTCCAGGGACTAAAACCTCGACCACGTCTGCCATGGTATCACCATGCTGTCCCGCTGATGGGTATTCAGCGTGGGTTAAAAAAGGTTGACCCGGAGGGACTTAAATGTTATAGCCGACCAGTGATGTCCATTGGACCCATGTTCAGCTCGCCTCGCCGCGATCGACAACCCGGACATTGTCTCCCCTGACGGTTATTGGGATCGGAAGCACGCTCTCGTAAAGCTCGACTGTTATCTCCTCCTTTCCGGTGTCGATCCGTTTTACGACGGCCTTTTCACCCTTGAACGGACCGGCAATGAGCTCGACGATAGTGCCTTCCGAGATGCCGCTGACGACCGGTTTCGGGACAAGGAAATGGGCCACCTCGCGAAGCGTTGTCTCACCTCGAACCACGGTACGCGCATGGGCGACCTTCTCGACCAGCTGCTCGATCCGGGCCAGGCTCTCCGGTGTCTCCACAAGAACATATCCCTTCAGCTCATCGGGTACGATGATGGCTACCACCTGGACATCAGTGGCCTTGGTCTCGATGGCCTTCTTGATGTTATCAGCGACCGTTCTTTCCTGCTTCGAGGTGGTCTTGATAGCAAAAATACGGTTGGTGAATTCTTCCATATCCATCAGGGCAGGGGAATCATGCCAATGTAGATCAGGAATCCGATCAACCCGACAATGAGGACGCCTGCCGCAGCAACCAGGGCGATCTTCCTGAACTCTTCCTTCGTTGGAGTTCGTGCGAGCTTGAGGATACGCCAGTACTTGCGGAAGAGTTCCTCGTTGATATTGATTTTGAAATCAGGTTTTGCAATCTCCATGAGGTATCACTTGAGAAAATCTATCTCAAACTGTTTC
It contains:
- a CDS encoding 50S ribosomal protein L11, whose product is MADVVEVLVPGGKATAGPPIGPALGPLGINVKAVVDEINKKTGNFNGMQVPVKINVDDKKNFTVTVGIPPTTALIKKEVNIEKGSPEPNLQVVGDLPMEAAVKIARMKANDMLSYDLKNAVKEVVGTCVSVGVNVDGKRPKEVLAAIDAGTYDSVFV
- a CDS encoding 50S ribosomal protein L1, whose translation is MVERARILEAVEAAIKKAPERKFSESVDLTINLKNIDMAQPKNRIDETILLPHGTGRKVGIAVLGKGDITTQAREAGVDLIISPEEIERLGGEPREARQVASSYRFFLAETSVMPQVGRFLGPRLGPRGRMPTPIPGGTDIRPIVERLRNSVKVRTKDKKTFHVKVGSTKMPPEQIADNIDAVLKKIESTLEQGPMNIRSVYVKTTMGPAERLV
- a CDS encoding transcription elongation factor Spt5, whose protein sequence is MEEFTNRIFAIKTTSKQERTVADNIKKAIETKATDVQVVAIIVPDELKGYVLVETPESLARIEQLVEKVAHARTVVRGETTLREVAHFLVPKPVVSGISEGTIVELIAGPFKGEKAVVKRIDTGKEEITVELYESVLPIPITVRGDNVRVVDRGEAS
- a CDS encoding 50S ribosomal protein L10 — translated: MALYTHHLPAWKRREVEEIKADAGRYALIGLVDMYGIPATQLQQIRRNLRGSVKLKMTRNTLIEHAFSEIGGEIAVLAGRLSGHSALIFTNENPFKLFKKLEKTKTKMVARPGEKAPDDIVVEKGPTSFKPGPIVGELQQAGIPAAIEAGKVKIRETRTVVRKGDTIGPKQADVLAKLGIKPMDVGLILQAAFYEGSLYEPSVLAIDEDLIFSQITIASQQAFNLSVNAVIPTQETAAPIIARAVREARGLAIEASIYEKDVIDGIIGKAQRESAALQNMVRGS
- a CDS encoding 50S ribosomal protein P1 — encoded protein: MEYIYAALLLHKGGKAIKEESVKAVLTAAGIAVDDARVKALVAALEGVNIEEAISKAAAAPVAVAAAPAAAAVAAAPAAAAAEAPAAEEKKEEEESGMAGLGALFG
- a CDS encoding protein translocase SEC61 complex subunit gamma, which gives rise to MEIAKPDFKININEELFRKYWRILKLARTPTKEEFRKIALVAAAGVLIVGLIGFLIYIGMIPLP